The window CGGGAGGTCCCCTTCGTGGCGGTCACGGAGGAGGTCCACACCGAGATCGTCAACCACCACTACGCCCTGCTCCAGCGCGCCGAGGAGGTGCACCGCCGCTGCACGGAGGCCCTGTTGGGCGGCGGGGGCATCCCGCAGGTCCTGCGGATCCTCGCCGACTTCACCGGCAATCCGGTCTTCCTGGAGACCCCCGACGGACAGCTCCTGTACGCGGCCGGCAGCGCGGCCGGGGACGCGGGCGCGGACCCGCTCCAGGTGTGGGAGGGCCTACGGGGCCAGCGCGAGGCCGAGCCCTCCGCGAACACGGTGGTGGTCGACGTACCGGGCGGGGGCCACGGCACCGGCTCGGTACGGGCCCGGGTCGTCCTGGTCGGCGTCTCGGCCCCGCTGCTCCCGGTGCACCGGATGGCCGCCGAACGCACGGCCGGCGTCCTGGCCGTCGTCCTGATGCAGGCGCGGCAGGAGGACGAGCTGGCGGCGCGCGGGCGCGGCGACTTCCTGACGGACCTCGCCGAGGGCCGCATCTCGGCGGAGGACGCCCCGGCGCAGGCCCGCGTCCTGGGCTTCAAGCCGGCCGGCGGCGCGCTGCTGCCGGTGGTCATGCGGCTCTCCTCGGACCTCGGCCCGTCCGGCAACTGGGCCGTGCTGGCCCGTGCGGTGCTGGAGGAGCTGGCGTCCGTCGGGGTGCCGGTCCTGCTGGGCGTCCGCCCGGTCGAGGGCCGGGTCCCGCTGCTGGTCTCCCTGCGCACGGAGCCGGAGCGCGCGGCCGTGGCGGACCGGGTCTCGGCGGCGCTGCGGGCGGGCGTCGAACGCGCCGGCCTGGACCGCGCGGACGCCCCGCCGGTGGTGGTCGTCGGCGTGGCGGGCGGCTGGGCGGCCGCCTCGGCGGGCCTGCGGCACGCCGCGGAGACCGCGACCGCGGCCCACGGCCTGCCTTCACGCCCCTGGTACGACGCCCGCCGCCTGGACATCGACCTGCTGCTGTGGCGGCTGCGCGAACACCCCGACCTGGCGGCCTTCGTGGACCGCGCGATCGGCCCGCTGCGCACGCACGACACGACGTCGCGGCCCCCTCTCCTGCCCACGCTGGAGACGTACCTGGCCCACGCGGGCCGCAA is drawn from Streptomyces sp. NBC_01232 and contains these coding sequences:
- a CDS encoding PucR family transcriptional regulator; amino-acid sequence: MENQGGITVQRALELPGLRSGLPEVVACADRLGRTVRWVHAGEVPNIASLLKGGELLLTTGLGLGTRPAEQRAFVRRLADRGIAALVVELGPRFSRLPATIVETARSAGLPLVQLHREVPFVAVTEEVHTEIVNHHYALLQRAEEVHRRCTEALLGGGGIPQVLRILADFTGNPVFLETPDGQLLYAAGSAAGDAGADPLQVWEGLRGQREAEPSANTVVVDVPGGGHGTGSVRARVVLVGVSAPLLPVHRMAAERTAGVLAVVLMQARQEDELAARGRGDFLTDLAEGRISAEDAPAQARVLGFKPAGGALLPVVMRLSSDLGPSGNWAVLARAVLEELASVGVPVLLGVRPVEGRVPLLVSLRTEPERAAVADRVSAALRAGVERAGLDRADAPPVVVVGVAGGWAAASAGLRHAAETATAAHGLPSRPWYDARRLDIDLLLWRLREHPDLAAFVDRAIGPLRTHDTTSRPPLLPTLETYLAHAGRKAETARELHLNRQTLYNRLARISELLGTDLDDPETVLSLSLALRARRHTLS